From a region of the Odontesthes bonariensis isolate fOdoBon6 chromosome 4, fOdoBon6.hap1, whole genome shotgun sequence genome:
- the LOC142378294 gene encoding uncharacterized protein LOC142378294 isoform X4 translates to MSLSYYWAVQTPVFHQREHSGDRLEELVRKGNMASSGTSTIFIFLMFIGKSAQSFVEVHCESTNVGQYQHQSTLSCVVKPSQHQTSDFEITAVIWKKAGVADPLLYFDLRDLKKAPGYSFAVDSWDKKNRNVSLLIADTKVADEGEYTCTVVTDIGDNKQTTSLKVSAKYSTPTVEHVAEKNNNALICKSHSGYPEGSLHWVDEHQGDWTKSSTLEVVKMENGLIELISRLPLLPGSTLPSYTCILYNSSSVKVDETTFLMSSPEGLDDQHPKNLTLTSKVIAPVVVIGSLIVGLLLLLVFRIRRSRRQHEAVQTRDMDVEEGDSGEANEKC, encoded by the exons AAAAGGAAACATGGCCTCCAGTGGTACCTCCACCATTTTCATTTTCCTCATGTTCATTGGAAAATCGGCCCAAT CTTTTGTGGAAGTGCACTGTGAAAGTACAAACGTGGGGCAGTATCAGCATCAGTCCACGCTGTCATGTGTCGTCAAACCCTCACAGCACCAGACATCGGATTTTGAAATCACTGCGGTCATTTGGAAAAAGGCAGGAGTAGCCGATCCCCTGTTGTATTTTGACCTGAGGGATCTGAAGAAGGCACCAGGCTACAGCTTTGCTGTGGACTCCTGGGACAAGAAGAACAGGAACGTGTCCCTGCTCATCGCCGACACTAAGGTGGCAGACGAGGGAGAGTACACTTGCACGGTAGTCACTGACATCGGTGATAACAAGCAGACCACAAGCCTCAAAGTTTCAG CTAAATACAGCACACCCACAGTAGAGCATGTCgctgagaaaaacaacaacgcTTTGATCTGTAAGTCTCACAGTGGCTACCCAGAAGGCTCTCTCCACTGGGTGGACGAACACCAAGGGGACTGGACCAAGAGCTCCACATTGGAGGTGGTGAAGATGGAAAATGGTCTGATTGAGCTCATCAGCAGGCTGCCTTTGCTGCCAGGATCCACCTTACCCTCATATACCTGCATATTGTACAACTCCAGCAGCGTCAAAGTGGATGAGACCACATTCCTAATGTCATCACCAGAAG GGCTTGACGACCAACACCCAAAAAATTTGACTCTGACTTCCAAAGTCATTGCTCCCGTCGTGGTCATCGGATCGCTAATTGTGGGGTTGCTGCTTTTGTTGGTGTTTCGTATAAGGCGATCTCGAC GTCAGCATGAAGCAGTTCAGACACGGGACATGGACGTCGAGGAAG GTGATTCCGGAGAGGCGAATGAAAAATGTTAA
- the LOC142378294 gene encoding uncharacterized protein LOC142378294 isoform X1, which yields MSLSYYWAVQTPVFHQREHSGDRLEELVRKGNMASSGTSTIFIFLMFIGKSAQSFVEVHCESTNVGQYQHQSTLSCVVKPSQHQTSDFEITAVIWKKAGVADPLLYFDLRDLKKAPGYSFAVDSWDKKNRNVSLLIADTKVADEGEYTCTVVTDIGDNKQTTSLKVSAKYSTPTVEHVAEKNNNALICKSHSGYPEGSLHWVDEHQGDWTKSSTLEVVKMENGLIELISRLPLLPGSTLPSYTCILYNSSSVKVDETTFLMSSPEGLDDQHPKNLTLTSKVIAPVVVIGSLIVGLLLLLVFRIRRSRQARRPSTTPLMAGQHEAVQTRDMDVEEGDSGEANEKC from the exons AAAAGGAAACATGGCCTCCAGTGGTACCTCCACCATTTTCATTTTCCTCATGTTCATTGGAAAATCGGCCCAAT CTTTTGTGGAAGTGCACTGTGAAAGTACAAACGTGGGGCAGTATCAGCATCAGTCCACGCTGTCATGTGTCGTCAAACCCTCACAGCACCAGACATCGGATTTTGAAATCACTGCGGTCATTTGGAAAAAGGCAGGAGTAGCCGATCCCCTGTTGTATTTTGACCTGAGGGATCTGAAGAAGGCACCAGGCTACAGCTTTGCTGTGGACTCCTGGGACAAGAAGAACAGGAACGTGTCCCTGCTCATCGCCGACACTAAGGTGGCAGACGAGGGAGAGTACACTTGCACGGTAGTCACTGACATCGGTGATAACAAGCAGACCACAAGCCTCAAAGTTTCAG CTAAATACAGCACACCCACAGTAGAGCATGTCgctgagaaaaacaacaacgcTTTGATCTGTAAGTCTCACAGTGGCTACCCAGAAGGCTCTCTCCACTGGGTGGACGAACACCAAGGGGACTGGACCAAGAGCTCCACATTGGAGGTGGTGAAGATGGAAAATGGTCTGATTGAGCTCATCAGCAGGCTGCCTTTGCTGCCAGGATCCACCTTACCCTCATATACCTGCATATTGTACAACTCCAGCAGCGTCAAAGTGGATGAGACCACATTCCTAATGTCATCACCAGAAG GGCTTGACGACCAACACCCAAAAAATTTGACTCTGACTTCCAAAGTCATTGCTCCCGTCGTGGTCATCGGATCGCTAATTGTGGGGTTGCTGCTTTTGTTGGTGTTTCGTATAAGGCGATCTCGAC AGGCCCGGAGGCCCTCTACCACACCCCTTATGG CAGGTCAGCATGAAGCAGTTCAGACACGGGACATGGACGTCGAGGAAG GTGATTCCGGAGAGGCGAATGAAAAATGTTAA
- the LOC142378294 gene encoding uncharacterized protein LOC142378294 isoform X2 — protein sequence MSLSYYWAVQTPVFHQREHSGDRLEELVRKGNMASSGTSTIFIFLMFIGKSAQSFVEVHCESTNVGQYQHQSTLSCVVKPSQHQTSDFEITAVIWKKAGVADPLLYFDLRDLKKAPGYSFAVDSWDKKNRNVSLLIADTKVADEGEYTCTVVTDIGDNKQTTSLKVSAKYSTPTVEHVAEKNNNALICKSHSGYPEGSLHWVDEHQGDWTKSSTLEVVKMENGLIELISRLPLLPGSTLPSYTCILYNSSSVKVDETTFLMSSPEGLDDQHPKNLTLTSKVIAPVVVIGSLIVGLLLLLVFRIRRSRQARRPSTTPLMGQHEAVQTRDMDVEEGDSGEANEKC from the exons AAAAGGAAACATGGCCTCCAGTGGTACCTCCACCATTTTCATTTTCCTCATGTTCATTGGAAAATCGGCCCAAT CTTTTGTGGAAGTGCACTGTGAAAGTACAAACGTGGGGCAGTATCAGCATCAGTCCACGCTGTCATGTGTCGTCAAACCCTCACAGCACCAGACATCGGATTTTGAAATCACTGCGGTCATTTGGAAAAAGGCAGGAGTAGCCGATCCCCTGTTGTATTTTGACCTGAGGGATCTGAAGAAGGCACCAGGCTACAGCTTTGCTGTGGACTCCTGGGACAAGAAGAACAGGAACGTGTCCCTGCTCATCGCCGACACTAAGGTGGCAGACGAGGGAGAGTACACTTGCACGGTAGTCACTGACATCGGTGATAACAAGCAGACCACAAGCCTCAAAGTTTCAG CTAAATACAGCACACCCACAGTAGAGCATGTCgctgagaaaaacaacaacgcTTTGATCTGTAAGTCTCACAGTGGCTACCCAGAAGGCTCTCTCCACTGGGTGGACGAACACCAAGGGGACTGGACCAAGAGCTCCACATTGGAGGTGGTGAAGATGGAAAATGGTCTGATTGAGCTCATCAGCAGGCTGCCTTTGCTGCCAGGATCCACCTTACCCTCATATACCTGCATATTGTACAACTCCAGCAGCGTCAAAGTGGATGAGACCACATTCCTAATGTCATCACCAGAAG GGCTTGACGACCAACACCCAAAAAATTTGACTCTGACTTCCAAAGTCATTGCTCCCGTCGTGGTCATCGGATCGCTAATTGTGGGGTTGCTGCTTTTGTTGGTGTTTCGTATAAGGCGATCTCGAC AGGCCCGGAGGCCCTCTACCACACCCCTTATGG GTCAGCATGAAGCAGTTCAGACACGGGACATGGACGTCGAGGAAG GTGATTCCGGAGAGGCGAATGAAAAATGTTAA
- the LOC142378294 gene encoding uncharacterized protein LOC142378294 isoform X3 — MSLSYYWAVQTPVFHQREHSGDRLEELVRKGNMASSGTSTIFIFLMFIGKSAQSFVEVHCESTNVGQYQHQSTLSCVVKPSQHQTSDFEITAVIWKKAGVADPLLYFDLRDLKKAPGYSFAVDSWDKKNRNVSLLIADTKVADEGEYTCTVVTDIGDNKQTTSLKVSAKYSTPTVEHVAEKNNNALICKSHSGYPEGSLHWVDEHQGDWTKSSTLEVVKMENGLIELISRLPLLPGSTLPSYTCILYNSSSVKVDETTFLMSSPEGLDDQHPKNLTLTSKVIAPVVVIGSLIVGLLLLLVFRIRRSRPGQHEAVQTRDMDVEEGDSGEANEKC, encoded by the exons AAAAGGAAACATGGCCTCCAGTGGTACCTCCACCATTTTCATTTTCCTCATGTTCATTGGAAAATCGGCCCAAT CTTTTGTGGAAGTGCACTGTGAAAGTACAAACGTGGGGCAGTATCAGCATCAGTCCACGCTGTCATGTGTCGTCAAACCCTCACAGCACCAGACATCGGATTTTGAAATCACTGCGGTCATTTGGAAAAAGGCAGGAGTAGCCGATCCCCTGTTGTATTTTGACCTGAGGGATCTGAAGAAGGCACCAGGCTACAGCTTTGCTGTGGACTCCTGGGACAAGAAGAACAGGAACGTGTCCCTGCTCATCGCCGACACTAAGGTGGCAGACGAGGGAGAGTACACTTGCACGGTAGTCACTGACATCGGTGATAACAAGCAGACCACAAGCCTCAAAGTTTCAG CTAAATACAGCACACCCACAGTAGAGCATGTCgctgagaaaaacaacaacgcTTTGATCTGTAAGTCTCACAGTGGCTACCCAGAAGGCTCTCTCCACTGGGTGGACGAACACCAAGGGGACTGGACCAAGAGCTCCACATTGGAGGTGGTGAAGATGGAAAATGGTCTGATTGAGCTCATCAGCAGGCTGCCTTTGCTGCCAGGATCCACCTTACCCTCATATACCTGCATATTGTACAACTCCAGCAGCGTCAAAGTGGATGAGACCACATTCCTAATGTCATCACCAGAAG GGCTTGACGACCAACACCCAAAAAATTTGACTCTGACTTCCAAAGTCATTGCTCCCGTCGTGGTCATCGGATCGCTAATTGTGGGGTTGCTGCTTTTGTTGGTGTTTCGTATAAGGCGATCTCGAC CAGGTCAGCATGAAGCAGTTCAGACACGGGACATGGACGTCGAGGAAG GTGATTCCGGAGAGGCGAATGAAAAATGTTAA
- the LOC142378294 gene encoding uncharacterized protein LOC142378294 isoform X5, which produces MASSGTSTIFIFLMFIGKSAQSFVEVHCESTNVGQYQHQSTLSCVVKPSQHQTSDFEITAVIWKKAGVADPLLYFDLRDLKKAPGYSFAVDSWDKKNRNVSLLIADTKVADEGEYTCTVVTDIGDNKQTTSLKVSAKYSTPTVEHVAEKNNNALICKSHSGYPEGSLHWVDEHQGDWTKSSTLEVVKMENGLIELISRLPLLPGSTLPSYTCILYNSSSVKVDETTFLMSSPEGLDDQHPKNLTLTSKVIAPVVVIGSLIVGLLLLLVFRIRRSRQARRPSTTPLMAGQHEAVQTRDMDVEEGDSGEANEKC; this is translated from the exons ATGGCCTCCAGTGGTACCTCCACCATTTTCATTTTCCTCATGTTCATTGGAAAATCGGCCCAAT CTTTTGTGGAAGTGCACTGTGAAAGTACAAACGTGGGGCAGTATCAGCATCAGTCCACGCTGTCATGTGTCGTCAAACCCTCACAGCACCAGACATCGGATTTTGAAATCACTGCGGTCATTTGGAAAAAGGCAGGAGTAGCCGATCCCCTGTTGTATTTTGACCTGAGGGATCTGAAGAAGGCACCAGGCTACAGCTTTGCTGTGGACTCCTGGGACAAGAAGAACAGGAACGTGTCCCTGCTCATCGCCGACACTAAGGTGGCAGACGAGGGAGAGTACACTTGCACGGTAGTCACTGACATCGGTGATAACAAGCAGACCACAAGCCTCAAAGTTTCAG CTAAATACAGCACACCCACAGTAGAGCATGTCgctgagaaaaacaacaacgcTTTGATCTGTAAGTCTCACAGTGGCTACCCAGAAGGCTCTCTCCACTGGGTGGACGAACACCAAGGGGACTGGACCAAGAGCTCCACATTGGAGGTGGTGAAGATGGAAAATGGTCTGATTGAGCTCATCAGCAGGCTGCCTTTGCTGCCAGGATCCACCTTACCCTCATATACCTGCATATTGTACAACTCCAGCAGCGTCAAAGTGGATGAGACCACATTCCTAATGTCATCACCAGAAG GGCTTGACGACCAACACCCAAAAAATTTGACTCTGACTTCCAAAGTCATTGCTCCCGTCGTGGTCATCGGATCGCTAATTGTGGGGTTGCTGCTTTTGTTGGTGTTTCGTATAAGGCGATCTCGAC AGGCCCGGAGGCCCTCTACCACACCCCTTATGG CAGGTCAGCATGAAGCAGTTCAGACACGGGACATGGACGTCGAGGAAG GTGATTCCGGAGAGGCGAATGAAAAATGTTAA
- the LOC142379207 gene encoding uncharacterized protein LOC142379207 isoform X1: MMLLSFYMLLLCGPAWSENSIIFKKSDESMTLKCSHGSQTSSHGYRGLYVLHEFHEKQEVLFVNFQTPDTVTPRERYKGRIKTKGSPNDLIITVSNLSVCDTGVYSCVYKKGGQRDAVRNVHTAFIKGYETTQCSKTRGRLYPGLKPTENGTASPLVHTDGAPYSNTASCTTEMGLPLAVLIAVTCITSVVVTLVFLKIVTKVKQWHGSRTRSCPRPSNECVYEDMRNNRQFLAAPELQSSLDLG, translated from the exons ATGATGTTACTCTCTTTCTACATGTTGTTGCTCTGCGGTCCAGCCTGGTCAG AGAACTCCATCATTTTCAAAAAGTCTGATGAGAGCATGACTTTGAAGTGCTCTCATGGAAGTCAAACAAGCAGTCATGGATATCGTGGGCTGTATGTACTTCATGAATTCCATGAGAAGCAAGAAGTGTTATTTGTCAATTTTCAAACACCTGACACAGTCACCCCACGAGAGAGATATAAAGGGAGGATTAAAACAAAAGGATCTCCCAATGACCTCATCATCACCGTCAGCAACCTGAGCGTGTGTGACACTGGTGTTTACAGCTGTGTCTACAAGAAAGGTGGCCAACGTGATGCCGTACGCAACGTCCACACAGCTTTTATAAAAG GTTATGAGACGACACAGTGCTCCAAAACCAGAGGCCGACTGTACCCCGGCTTAAAGCCCACTGAGAATGGCACGGCCTCTCCACTAG TTCACACAGATGGTGCGCCATATTCCAACACAGCTTCCTGTACCACAGAGATGGGCCTACCACTGGCGGTGCTTATCGCTGTGACCTGCATAACCAGCGTGGTGGTAACGCTGGTCTTCCTAAAGATCGTCACAAAG GTGAAGCAGTGGCATGGTAGCAGAACAAGAAGTTGCCCAAGACCTTCCAATGAATGTGTGTATGAAGATATGAGGAATAACCGCCAATTTTTAGCAGCTCCAGAGCTGCAGTCCTCATTAGATCTGGGTTAA
- the LOC142379207 gene encoding uncharacterized protein LOC142379207 isoform X2, which yields MMLLSFYMLLLCGPAWSENSIIFKKSDESMTLKCSHGSQTSSHGYRGLYVLHEFHEKQEVLFVNFQTPDTVTPRERYKGRIKTKGSPNDLIITVSNLSVCDTGVYSCVYKKGGQRDAVRNVHTAFIKGYETTQCSKTRGRLYPGLKPTENGTASPLASCTTEMGLPLAVLIAVTCITSVVVTLVFLKIVTKVKQWHGSRTRSCPRPSNECVYEDMRNNRQFLAAPELQSSLDLG from the exons ATGATGTTACTCTCTTTCTACATGTTGTTGCTCTGCGGTCCAGCCTGGTCAG AGAACTCCATCATTTTCAAAAAGTCTGATGAGAGCATGACTTTGAAGTGCTCTCATGGAAGTCAAACAAGCAGTCATGGATATCGTGGGCTGTATGTACTTCATGAATTCCATGAGAAGCAAGAAGTGTTATTTGTCAATTTTCAAACACCTGACACAGTCACCCCACGAGAGAGATATAAAGGGAGGATTAAAACAAAAGGATCTCCCAATGACCTCATCATCACCGTCAGCAACCTGAGCGTGTGTGACACTGGTGTTTACAGCTGTGTCTACAAGAAAGGTGGCCAACGTGATGCCGTACGCAACGTCCACACAGCTTTTATAAAAG GTTATGAGACGACACAGTGCTCCAAAACCAGAGGCCGACTGTACCCCGGCTTAAAGCCCACTGAGAATGGCACGGCCTCTCCACTAG CTTCCTGTACCACAGAGATGGGCCTACCACTGGCGGTGCTTATCGCTGTGACCTGCATAACCAGCGTGGTGGTAACGCTGGTCTTCCTAAAGATCGTCACAAAG GTGAAGCAGTGGCATGGTAGCAGAACAAGAAGTTGCCCAAGACCTTCCAATGAATGTGTGTATGAAGATATGAGGAATAACCGCCAATTTTTAGCAGCTCCAGAGCTGCAGTCCTCATTAGATCTGGGTTAA